One part of the Acidobacteriota bacterium genome encodes these proteins:
- the selB gene encoding selenocysteine-specific translation elongation factor, translated as MDLHGEHPNVKTLVIGTAGHIDHGKSALVQALTGTDPDRLKEEKARGITIELGFAHATIGDVEVAFVDVPGHEKFVRTMLAGAGGLDAVLLVVAADESVMPQTREHFEICRLLGMSRGLIVITKADAADADTIELAELEARELVAGSALEAAPVIAVSAHTGQGLDRLREAIAGLVAEAPPVAERGITRLPIDRAFSIRGFGSVVTGTLVSGALHDEDALAVLPGGQPVRVRGLQVHGRTTASVAAPQRVAVNLGGVTLAEVTRGMTLATPGTLAVTRRVDVRLELLPGARPLRHGARVRVHQGTGDWLGRVSIASVRARPADAWTPVPPGASDVEVPPSGQALARLRLASPAVLTRGDRLVLRAASPVMTIGGAVVLDPEPAAGGVRRKGAAARLAALTADDSIAWVTTWLSDAALRGLTAGDLVRRGGLSPGKADAILRRLVTDGNAIHSTDRHVDAAAATAARAAIVAQLAAFHRDHPGEVGVPREVVRAHVAAGDVFETLLSGLGAAVVGTERLALASHTRVVTGDDARVRQVIDDGLKAAGVQPPDVAALALLAKASPSVVQKALHALQSAGRVQRLDVLWFHADTLTALKAEVKGLGSGATIDVASAKARFGVSRKFAIPLLEYLDRERVTRRAGDKRLVI; from the coding sequence ATGGACCTTCATGGTGAACATCCGAACGTGAAGACGCTGGTCATCGGCACGGCGGGGCATATCGACCACGGCAAGAGCGCGCTGGTGCAGGCGCTCACCGGCACCGATCCCGATCGCCTGAAGGAAGAAAAGGCGCGGGGCATCACGATCGAGCTTGGGTTTGCGCACGCCACCATCGGCGACGTCGAGGTCGCGTTTGTGGATGTGCCGGGTCACGAAAAATTCGTGCGCACCATGCTGGCCGGCGCCGGAGGGTTGGACGCCGTGCTGCTCGTCGTGGCCGCCGACGAGTCGGTGATGCCGCAGACCCGTGAGCACTTCGAGATTTGCCGACTCCTCGGCATGTCGCGCGGCCTCATCGTCATCACCAAGGCCGATGCCGCCGACGCAGACACCATCGAGCTGGCGGAACTTGAAGCGCGCGAGCTTGTGGCGGGTAGTGCGCTTGAGGCCGCGCCCGTCATCGCGGTGTCGGCTCACACGGGGCAGGGACTGGACCGTTTGCGAGAGGCGATTGCCGGGCTGGTGGCAGAGGCGCCGCCGGTGGCCGAGCGCGGCATCACGCGGCTGCCGATCGATCGCGCCTTCAGCATCCGCGGGTTTGGATCCGTGGTGACCGGCACACTGGTCTCTGGTGCGCTGCACGACGAGGATGCGCTGGCGGTGTTGCCGGGTGGCCAACCGGTGCGGGTGCGCGGGTTACAGGTGCACGGGCGCACGACCGCATCGGTGGCAGCGCCCCAACGCGTGGCCGTGAACCTTGGGGGCGTGACACTCGCCGAGGTGACCCGCGGGATGACCCTGGCCACACCAGGCACGCTGGCCGTGACGCGACGCGTGGACGTGCGCCTCGAGTTGCTGCCGGGCGCCCGGCCGCTGCGCCACGGGGCGCGAGTGCGCGTGCATCAAGGCACCGGTGATTGGTTGGGCCGGGTGTCGATTGCATCCGTGCGCGCGCGGCCGGCTGACGCCTGGACGCCGGTGCCCCCCGGCGCGAGCGACGTGGAAGTGCCGCCGAGTGGGCAGGCGCTCGCGCGCCTGCGTCTGGCGTCGCCCGCCGTGTTGACGCGCGGGGATCGGCTGGTGCTGCGCGCGGCGTCGCCGGTGATGACCATCGGCGGCGCAGTGGTCCTGGATCCGGAGCCTGCGGCGGGTGGAGTTCGGCGCAAGGGCGCCGCGGCTCGGCTGGCGGCCTTGACGGCTGACGATTCGATCGCGTGGGTCACGACCTGGCTCAGCGATGCTGCGCTTCGAGGCCTTACTGCGGGTGATCTCGTGCGCCGCGGTGGGCTGAGCCCGGGCAAAGCCGACGCCATCCTCCGAAGACTCGTGACCGATGGCAACGCGATACACAGCACCGACCGGCATGTGGACGCGGCTGCGGCCACCGCGGCCCGCGCGGCCATCGTCGCGCAGCTTGCCGCGTTCCATCGCGACCACCCGGGCGAGGTGGGCGTGCCGCGTGAGGTGGTGCGTGCGCATGTGGCGGCGGGTGATGTGTTTGAGACGCTCCTGTCCGGATTGGGTGCCGCGGTGGTGGGCACCGAGCGCCTCGCGCTCGCGTCGCATACACGCGTCGTGACCGGAGATGATGCCCGCGTGCGCCAGGTAATCGACGATGGCCTGAAGGCGGCGGGCGTGCAGCCGCCAGACGTGGCCGCGCTTGCGCTGCTCGCCAAGGCGTCACCATCCGTGGTGCAGAAGGCACTGCACGCGCTGCAGAGTGCAGGTCGCGTGCAACGTCTTGATGTGTTGTGGTTTCACGCCGATACGCTGACGGCGCTTAAGGCGGAGGTCAAGGGCCTCGGTTCGGGCGCCACCATTGACGTGGCGTCGGCGAAGGCACGGTTTGGCGTGAGCAGGAAGTTTGCGATCCCCCTGTTGGAGTATCTCGACAGAGAACGAGTGACCCGCCGCGCAGGCGACAAGCGGCTCGTGATTTAG
- the rnr gene encoding ribonuclease R, protein MQSDEQILEQIRDKVDHPATVKELLQRLKWPREERASFKRALGRLVDTGELIEIRGARFGLPDRMNLVVGRVSTNPRGFGFVDAERPPEDGPTSIFIAGANLNQAMHGDRVVVRVERSRDDNRAEGRIVRILERGTSSVVGRYEVDAQKRGFVVPFDRRLVMDVEVMPGAALGAKPGEMVTLTITTWPTATRPAQGRITEVLGDVNAPGVDTTVIIRKYNISDVHSAAAVAEATRLGTEVKPRDRERRTDFREWQTVTIDGEHARDFDDAISIDRLANGNYWLAVHIADVSHYVTEGIALDEDAYERSTSVYFPERAVHMFPEELSTGLCSLKPRVDRLVQSCLMEVDQRNGSVVRYEMHDGVIHSDARMTYTEVSQILTDRDPVVSAKYHALVPMFERMHALFEILNQRRRRRGSVDFDLKESEIQFGEDGEMAAIVAAERNVAHRLIEEFMLLANETVAEHLETHGMPTLYRIHEAPDPLKVESFEEFIGALGYSLSGPADNLEPRHFQKLVEKIKGKPEEKPIAMLMLRTMQKARYDPTPVGHFGLATAHYAHFTSPIRRYPDLVVHRSLRESRHGVSKERRAELTEDLPEVGRHTSERERRAVDAERELVQWKKVRFMADKVGDEFTGFVTGVTAFGLHIELVEHFVEGMVHVSTMADDYYRFIEKAHLLRGEKNGRTYRLGDKVAVQLIRVDLERRLIDLGLTEILDAVRQSERNRGPRHSRAEPRKPESRKGERRPATRGKPAAKSSKRPGPRERAFKKAARGKKR, encoded by the coding sequence ATGCAGTCAGACGAACAGATTTTGGAGCAGATCCGGGACAAAGTGGACCATCCGGCCACGGTCAAGGAACTGCTGCAGCGGCTGAAGTGGCCGCGGGAAGAGAGGGCCTCCTTCAAACGCGCCCTCGGTCGCCTGGTGGACACCGGCGAGTTAATTGAGATTCGGGGCGCCCGATTCGGCCTGCCAGACCGGATGAATCTGGTGGTCGGCCGCGTGTCGACGAATCCGCGCGGGTTCGGGTTTGTGGACGCGGAGCGGCCACCCGAAGACGGCCCCACCAGCATCTTCATTGCAGGCGCCAACCTCAACCAGGCCATGCATGGCGACCGGGTGGTGGTGCGCGTGGAACGTTCGCGCGACGACAACCGGGCCGAAGGCCGCATTGTGCGCATCCTCGAGCGTGGCACATCGTCGGTGGTGGGCCGGTATGAAGTGGACGCGCAGAAGCGCGGGTTCGTCGTGCCCTTCGACCGCCGGCTGGTGATGGACGTGGAGGTGATGCCGGGCGCTGCGCTCGGGGCGAAGCCGGGCGAGATGGTGACGCTGACGATTACGACGTGGCCCACCGCCACCCGTCCGGCGCAGGGGCGGATTACCGAAGTGCTGGGTGATGTGAACGCGCCAGGCGTGGATACGACCGTCATCATCCGCAAATACAACATCTCGGATGTGCACAGTGCCGCGGCCGTGGCCGAAGCGACTCGGCTTGGCACCGAAGTCAAACCGCGCGACCGTGAGCGCCGCACCGACTTCCGCGAGTGGCAGACCGTCACCATCGACGGCGAGCACGCGCGCGATTTCGACGACGCCATTTCGATTGACCGGTTGGCCAATGGCAACTACTGGCTGGCCGTGCACATTGCCGACGTCTCGCACTACGTGACAGAGGGGATTGCGCTCGACGAAGATGCGTACGAGCGCAGCACGTCGGTGTATTTCCCTGAGCGCGCGGTGCATATGTTCCCGGAAGAGCTCTCCACCGGGCTGTGCAGCCTGAAGCCGCGAGTCGATCGTCTGGTGCAGTCGTGCCTGATGGAGGTGGATCAGCGCAACGGTAGCGTGGTGCGCTACGAGATGCATGACGGCGTGATCCACAGTGACGCGCGCATGACCTACACCGAAGTGAGCCAGATCCTGACGGACCGCGATCCAGTCGTCAGCGCGAAGTACCACGCGCTGGTGCCGATGTTCGAGCGAATGCACGCGCTATTCGAGATCCTCAACCAGCGCCGGCGGCGTCGCGGCTCGGTGGATTTTGATCTGAAGGAATCGGAAATCCAGTTTGGCGAAGATGGCGAGATGGCCGCGATTGTGGCCGCTGAGAGGAACGTCGCGCATCGCCTGATCGAAGAGTTCATGCTGTTGGCGAACGAGACCGTGGCCGAACATCTCGAAACGCACGGCATGCCCACGCTGTATCGCATTCACGAAGCGCCCGACCCGTTGAAGGTGGAGAGCTTCGAGGAGTTCATCGGCGCGCTCGGGTATTCGCTGTCGGGACCGGCCGACAACCTCGAGCCCAGGCATTTCCAGAAGCTGGTGGAGAAGATCAAGGGCAAACCGGAAGAAAAGCCGATCGCGATGCTGATGCTGCGCACGATGCAGAAGGCCCGCTACGATCCGACGCCGGTGGGCCACTTCGGTCTGGCCACGGCGCACTATGCGCATTTCACGTCGCCGATCCGTCGCTACCCGGACCTCGTCGTCCATCGTTCCCTGCGCGAGTCGCGTCATGGCGTCTCGAAAGAACGGCGCGCCGAGCTGACCGAGGACCTGCCGGAAGTTGGCCGGCACACGTCAGAGCGCGAGCGCCGCGCCGTGGATGCCGAGCGGGAACTGGTGCAGTGGAAGAAGGTGCGGTTCATGGCCGACAAAGTCGGCGACGAATTCACCGGGTTTGTCACCGGCGTCACGGCGTTTGGCTTGCACATCGAACTGGTGGAGCACTTCGTCGAAGGCATGGTCCATGTGTCCACGATGGCCGACGACTACTATCGGTTCATCGAGAAGGCCCACTTGCTGCGGGGCGAAAAGAACGGCCGCACCTATCGGCTGGGCGACAAAGTGGCCGTGCAGTTGATTCGCGTCGATCTTGAACGCCGCCTGATCGATCTCGGGCTCACGGAAATTCTCGACGCCGTGAGGCAATCCGAGCGCAATCGAGGCCCGCGCCACAGCCGCGCCGAGCCCCGCAAGCCCGAGTCCCGCAAGGGCGAGCGGCGCCCAGCCACACGCGGCAAGCCCGCCGCCAAGAGCAGCAAGCGCCCGGGCCCGCGCGAGCGCGCCTTCAAGAAAGCCGCACGCGGCAAGAAGCGCTGA
- a CDS encoding RNA polymerase sigma factor encodes MPKVVAIAMTPTDDFVSDERVFTGDTPEVRALVAAAREGDRAAFDQIVSVYYRAAFRMALAALKRREDAEDATQDAFVLAWRKVSHFRGDSSFKTWLLTIVWRQALDRRKSRTRWWQRSSSLRHDDDARDDEVDRLASLDADPERRAEARHRVRQVRSAIEGLSPKLRDTLLLAASGEYGYDEIAEILGVPLGTVKWRVAEARRIISAQC; translated from the coding sequence GTGCCGAAGGTTGTCGCGATAGCCATGACCCCCACCGACGACTTCGTGTCGGACGAGCGGGTCTTCACCGGTGACACGCCCGAGGTTCGGGCGTTGGTGGCGGCTGCCCGCGAAGGCGACCGCGCCGCATTTGACCAGATTGTCTCGGTCTACTATCGCGCGGCCTTCCGGATGGCGCTGGCTGCGCTCAAACGCCGCGAAGATGCCGAGGATGCCACGCAGGATGCTTTTGTCCTGGCCTGGCGCAAGGTCTCGCATTTCCGGGGCGACTCCAGCTTCAAGACCTGGCTCTTGACCATCGTCTGGCGCCAGGCGCTCGACCGCCGAAAATCGCGAACCCGTTGGTGGCAGCGCTCGTCGTCGCTCCGGCACGACGATGACGCGCGAGACGATGAGGTGGACCGTTTGGCGAGTCTGGATGCGGATCCGGAGCGCCGGGCCGAGGCGAGACATCGAGTGCGGCAGGTGCGATCGGCCATCGAAGGCCTCTCTCCCAAGCTGCGCGACACACTGCTGCTCGCCGCCTCGGGTGAATACGGTTATGACGAAATTGCCGAGATCCTCGGCGTGCCGCTGGGCACCGTGAAGTGGCGTGTGGCCGAGGCCAGACGGATTATCAGTGCTCAGTGCTGA
- the gatB gene encoding Asp-tRNA(Asn)/Glu-tRNA(Gln) amidotransferase subunit GatB encodes MHLEPVIGLEIHCQLLTATKIFCGCATTFGAAPNTHVCPVCLGLPGALPVLNRQAVEFAIRAAVALGSTVNATSIFARKNYFYPDLPKGYQISQYDRPLATGGEVRIGDTTVRLTRIHMEEDAGKSLHHGFPESDRQTLLDFNRAGVPLIEIVTEPDLRTAADAAMCFSRLREVLVAIGVNDGNMEEGSLRCDANVSLRPVGETTLGAKAEVKNVNSFRFLQKALEYEITRQRAVLESGRRVEQETRLWNSDTGTTESMRSKEGAHDYRYFPEPDLPPLQVDAAWVARVTASMPELPEARQARLVAAHGISDYDADVLVRLIPGAADFFEAAVSAGAAAKTASNWIQGEIRRKLKEVGRDSVAAVPFGPAALAELTGLVDSQVISSSAAKDVFEAMWETGQSARAIVDAKGLAQIGDTAALEAIVDAVVAANPDPVAQYRAGKMQTFGFLVGQVMKASKGKANPAVAGEILKARIG; translated from the coding sequence GTGCATCTCGAGCCCGTGATCGGGCTCGAGATTCACTGCCAGTTACTGACCGCGACCAAGATCTTCTGCGGGTGCGCCACCACGTTTGGGGCCGCGCCGAACACGCACGTGTGTCCAGTGTGCCTGGGGCTGCCAGGCGCGTTGCCGGTGCTCAACAGGCAGGCGGTGGAATTTGCGATCCGGGCGGCGGTGGCGCTGGGCAGCACGGTGAATGCCACGTCGATCTTCGCCCGCAAGAACTACTTCTATCCGGACCTGCCGAAGGGCTATCAGATCTCCCAGTACGACAGGCCGCTGGCCACGGGCGGAGAGGTGCGCATTGGCGACACCACGGTGCGCCTGACGCGCATTCATATGGAGGAGGACGCCGGCAAGTCGCTCCATCATGGATTTCCCGAGTCCGACCGCCAGACGCTGCTCGACTTCAATCGTGCGGGTGTGCCACTGATTGAAATCGTCACCGAGCCTGACCTGCGCACCGCGGCCGACGCCGCGATGTGTTTCAGCCGCCTGCGTGAGGTCCTGGTGGCCATCGGCGTCAACGACGGCAACATGGAAGAAGGCAGCCTGCGGTGTGACGCGAACGTGTCGCTGCGTCCGGTGGGGGAGACGACGCTGGGCGCCAAGGCCGAAGTCAAAAACGTCAACTCCTTCCGCTTTTTGCAGAAGGCGCTCGAATACGAAATCACCCGGCAGCGTGCGGTGCTCGAATCGGGCCGACGGGTCGAGCAGGAAACCCGTCTGTGGAACAGCGACACCGGCACGACCGAATCCATGAGGAGCAAGGAAGGCGCGCACGACTACCGCTATTTCCCCGAGCCCGACCTGCCGCCGCTGCAGGTGGACGCGGCGTGGGTGGCGCGGGTCACCGCGTCGATGCCCGAGTTGCCCGAGGCCCGTCAGGCGCGGCTGGTGGCGGCCCATGGGATCAGCGACTACGACGCAGACGTGCTGGTGCGCCTCATTCCGGGTGCGGCGGATTTTTTTGAAGCCGCCGTGTCTGCAGGCGCTGCGGCCAAGACCGCCAGCAACTGGATCCAGGGCGAAATCCGCCGCAAGCTCAAGGAGGTGGGCCGCGACAGCGTGGCCGCCGTGCCCTTCGGGCCTGCGGCGCTCGCTGAGCTCACGGGGCTTGTGGACAGCCAGGTGATCAGCAGTTCTGCGGCGAAGGACGTCTTCGAAGCCATGTGGGAAACCGGTCAGTCGGCCCGCGCGATCGTGGACGCCAAGGGGCTGGCCCAGATCGGCGACACGGCCGCGCTTGAAGCGATCGTGGACGCGGTGGTGGCGGCCAACCCCGACCCGGTGGCGCAGTACCGCGCGGGGAAGATGCAGACGTTCGGCTTCCTGGTAGGGCAGGTGATGAAGGCGTCCAAAGGGAAGGCCAACCCGGCGGTGGCCGGCGAGATTCTGAAGGCGCGTATCGGGTAA
- a CDS encoding phosphoenolpyruvate carboxykinase — MTGSSRKVELSVLGIEGANAHWNLSVAALYEEAIRRGEGTLTADGPLVCNTAPHTGRSPNDKFVVKEASSEQNVDWGKVNKPIGAENFDRLEKRMLASLKGMDLFVQDCWAGADPTFRLPIRIITEKAWHNLFARTMFIREPNAEARLQHEPQFTVIDIPSFKADPAVDGTNSETFILLNFAKKRVLIGGSNYAGEIKKSIFTVMNYLLPLRDTMPMHCSANVGPDGEVALFFGLSGTGKTTLSSDPHRQLIGDDEHGWSSHGVFNFEGGCYAKMIKLSAEAEPQIYATTRRFGTVLENVVIDPITRELDLDSAALTENTRGAYPLTFIDNAVPSGQAGHPTNVVMLTADAFGVLPPISRLSPEAAMYHFLSGYTAKVAGTERGVTEPKATFSTCFGAPFMVWDPNVYARLLGERIAKHQARVWLVNTGWTGGAYGVGSRMKIAHTRAMINAALSGALDHVGYDRDPIFNLDVPSSCPNVPPEVLRPRNTWKDQAAYDAQAKKLAAMFIENFKTFEATASAAVKSAGPVA; from the coding sequence ATGACGGGATCCAGTCGGAAGGTTGAGTTATCGGTCCTCGGGATCGAAGGCGCCAATGCGCATTGGAATCTGAGCGTCGCTGCGCTCTATGAGGAGGCCATTCGACGCGGCGAAGGCACACTGACTGCGGACGGCCCGCTGGTGTGCAACACCGCGCCGCACACCGGCCGCTCGCCGAATGACAAGTTCGTCGTCAAGGAAGCGTCGAGTGAGCAGAACGTGGATTGGGGCAAGGTCAACAAGCCCATCGGCGCTGAGAACTTCGACCGCCTCGAAAAGCGCATGCTCGCGTCGCTCAAGGGCATGGATTTGTTTGTGCAGGACTGCTGGGCCGGCGCCGACCCGACGTTTCGCCTGCCGATCCGGATCATCACCGAGAAGGCGTGGCACAACCTGTTTGCCCGCACGATGTTCATCCGTGAACCCAACGCGGAAGCGCGACTGCAGCACGAGCCGCAGTTCACCGTGATCGACATTCCGAGCTTCAAGGCCGACCCGGCCGTTGATGGCACGAACTCCGAGACGTTCATCCTGCTCAACTTCGCGAAGAAGCGCGTGCTGATTGGCGGCAGCAACTACGCCGGTGAAATCAAGAAGTCGATCTTCACCGTGATGAACTACCTGCTGCCCCTGCGCGACACCATGCCGATGCACTGTTCGGCCAACGTCGGCCCGGACGGGGAAGTGGCGCTCTTCTTCGGCCTGTCCGGCACCGGCAAAACCACGCTCTCGAGCGATCCGCACCGGCAGCTGATTGGCGACGACGAGCATGGATGGAGCTCGCATGGCGTCTTCAACTTCGAAGGCGGCTGCTACGCCAAGATGATCAAGCTGTCGGCGGAAGCGGAGCCGCAGATTTATGCCACGACGCGGCGGTTCGGCACTGTGCTCGAAAACGTCGTGATCGACCCCATCACCCGTGAACTCGATCTCGACAGCGCGGCGCTCACGGAAAACACCCGCGGTGCCTATCCGCTGACGTTCATCGACAACGCGGTGCCGTCGGGCCAGGCGGGCCATCCCACCAACGTGGTGATGCTGACGGCCGACGCGTTTGGCGTGTTGCCGCCGATCTCGCGGCTGTCGCCCGAAGCGGCGATGTATCACTTCCTGTCCGGTTACACCGCGAAAGTGGCGGGCACCGAGCGCGGAGTGACGGAGCCGAAGGCGACGTTCAGCACCTGCTTCGGCGCGCCGTTCATGGTGTGGGACCCGAACGTCTACGCGCGGTTGCTGGGTGAACGCATTGCCAAGCACCAGGCGCGTGTGTGGCTGGTGAACACGGGATGGACGGGCGGTGCGTACGGCGTGGGATCGCGCATGAAGATTGCGCACACCCGCGCGATGATCAACGCGGCCCTCTCGGGCGCGCTCGATCATGTGGGTTACGACCGCGATCCGATCTTCAATCTCGATGTGCCCTCGAGCTGCCCGAACGTGCCGCCCGAAGTGCTGCGACCGCGCAACACCTGGAAGGACCAGGCGGCGTACGACGCGCAGGCGAAGAAGCTGGCGGCGATGTTCATCGAGAATTTCAAGACGTTTGAGGCGACGGCGTCGGCCGCTGTGAAAAGCGCCGGGCCGGTGGCCTAG
- a CDS encoding response regulator translates to MTPDPVLVVDDDPYVLGVLTHVGRARGLEIIAVQSLEEANLTLATHRFSVAVVNLRLGAVSGLEVIKRVREKDASTEAIIISDDRRLSSALESYEQDVFAFVLKPFDPVQLFATVDRALERRRGGIERQRLTWELRLLNDVAAAVNVTTDVGEALRHGLERVAEAYDARWAILRLRPLDGGALVVHSAVGGTVEAAEAVCENADRQDASAGPSDPPVSSTISVPVVAGQDVLGVLTVNSTVPQRFSVDDGRVLRTIGRQFGVAVANGQLYERVFRAKVQWERTFDAISDPIALFDSRSRTMRTNAALAALCGWEIRETRGRTCAEVGLCGGGCPNCLVGRAIRDDQRVDEEITTSDGRIFTVTTLPVPDASGAAVQFAKEITRERQRARQLRSLSQEVSATNAELVATVDRLHTTQAQLVQAEKLSAIGQLVAGVAHELNNPLTSVIGYAQLVHEEMAANPKLAAETGGLMDDVTRILSESERAARIVRSLLTFARQQTAEREEHDIADLCRRVADLRAYDSRLKGIEVVTQFTDDLPPLYIDGGQLQQALLNLVLNAEQAMTSAPTKRLEVTARFDAECGAVVISVADSGHGIEASNLARVFDPFFTTRGVGEGTGLGLSIVYGIVRDHGGQVIVTSEVGVGTTFFIRLPVRSPLVEGRRPPLVLVAHGDAVTRDFIGAALGGWGLSVRLARNAREAIESLAEGELGLALIDQSMVNADPQYWREAWATLNGRVRLVAIGTGPADDEARRFLRETAEVTLSPPYDLRVLRRALVTTLGALL, encoded by the coding sequence ATGACCCCTGACCCCGTTCTGGTTGTTGATGATGATCCGTATGTGCTCGGGGTGCTGACGCACGTCGGGCGCGCGCGGGGCCTGGAGATCATCGCCGTCCAGTCGCTCGAGGAGGCCAACCTCACGCTGGCCACCCATCGTTTTTCGGTCGCGGTCGTCAATCTGCGGCTCGGGGCTGTGTCGGGCCTGGAGGTCATCAAGCGGGTGCGCGAGAAAGACGCGAGCACCGAGGCGATCATCATCTCCGACGATCGCCGCCTGTCGAGTGCACTCGAAAGCTACGAACAGGACGTCTTTGCGTTTGTGCTCAAGCCGTTTGATCCGGTGCAGCTGTTTGCCACCGTGGACCGCGCGCTCGAGCGGCGGCGCGGCGGGATTGAGCGACAGCGACTGACATGGGAACTGCGATTGCTCAACGACGTGGCCGCCGCCGTCAACGTCACGACCGATGTGGGCGAAGCGCTTCGGCACGGGCTTGAGCGCGTCGCCGAAGCGTATGACGCCCGATGGGCCATCCTGCGATTGCGGCCGCTCGATGGCGGCGCACTGGTGGTGCACTCGGCCGTCGGCGGCACCGTCGAGGCCGCCGAGGCGGTTTGCGAAAATGCCGATCGGCAGGACGCCTCGGCCGGCCCCTCCGACCCTCCGGTGTCGAGCACCATCTCGGTGCCCGTGGTGGCCGGGCAGGACGTCCTCGGGGTGTTGACCGTCAACTCCACAGTGCCGCAGCGGTTCTCAGTGGACGACGGACGTGTGTTGCGCACGATCGGCCGTCAGTTTGGCGTTGCCGTCGCCAATGGTCAGCTGTACGAACGCGTCTTCCGCGCGAAAGTCCAGTGGGAGCGCACCTTCGACGCCATCAGTGATCCCATCGCGCTGTTTGATTCCCGGTCGCGCACGATGCGCACCAACGCAGCGCTGGCGGCGCTGTGTGGATGGGAGATTCGTGAAACGCGCGGGCGGACCTGCGCGGAGGTCGGACTGTGCGGCGGCGGCTGCCCGAATTGCCTCGTCGGTCGCGCCATTCGTGATGACCAGCGAGTGGATGAAGAGATCACCACGAGCGACGGCCGGATATTCACGGTGACCACACTGCCGGTGCCCGATGCCTCGGGTGCGGCCGTGCAGTTCGCAAAAGAAATCACCCGGGAGCGCCAGCGCGCCCGGCAGCTGCGCAGCCTCAGCCAGGAAGTGTCGGCGACGAATGCGGAACTGGTGGCGACCGTGGACCGGTTGCACACCACCCAGGCCCAACTGGTGCAGGCCGAAAAACTTTCGGCAATTGGACAGCTCGTGGCCGGCGTCGCGCACGAGTTGAACAATCCGCTGACCAGTGTCATCGGTTACGCCCAGCTGGTGCATGAGGAGATGGCGGCCAATCCCAAGCTCGCTGCGGAGACCGGCGGCTTGATGGACGACGTGACGCGCATTCTGTCGGAGTCCGAGCGCGCCGCGCGCATCGTGCGCAGTCTGCTGACGTTCGCGCGCCAGCAGACGGCCGAGCGTGAGGAACACGACATCGCGGACCTGTGCCGGCGCGTGGCGGACCTGCGCGCCTATGACTCGCGCCTCAAGGGCATCGAGGTGGTGACGCAGTTCACCGATGACCTGCCTCCGCTCTACATCGACGGCGGGCAGCTGCAGCAGGCGCTGCTGAATCTGGTGTTGAACGCCGAGCAGGCGATGACGTCCGCCCCCACCAAACGCCTGGAAGTGACGGCGCGGTTCGATGCCGAGTGCGGCGCCGTGGTGATATCGGTCGCTGACTCGGGGCACGGCATCGAGGCCTCGAATCTTGCCCGCGTCTTCGATCCCTTCTTCACCACCCGCGGCGTCGGCGAAGGCACCGGGCTGGGCCTGTCGATTGTGTATGGCATCGTGCGCGACCACGGCGGCCAGGTGATTGTGACAAGCGAAGTCGGGGTCGGAACGACGTTCTTCATCCGGCTGCCGGTCCGGTCGCCCCTGGTCGAGGGCCGGCGGCCTCCCCTGGTGCTGGTGGCGCACGGCGACGCGGTCACGCGCGATTTTATCGGCGCGGCGCTGGGCGGGTGGGGGCTGTCGGTGCGCCTGGCGCGGAATGCCCGCGAGGCCATTGAGAGCCTGGCGGAAGGAGAACTTGGACTGGCGTTGATCGACCAGAGCATGGTGAACGCCGACCCCCAGTATTGGCGCGAGGCCTGGGCGACCCTGAACGGCCGCGTTCGGCTGGTGGCCATCGGCACCGGCCCCGCCGATGATGAGGCGCGGCGGTTCCTGCGCGAGACCGCGGAAGTCACGCTCTCGCCCCCCTATGATCTTCGCGTCCTTCGCCGGGCCCTGGTGACCACTCTGGGCGCCCTGCTCTGA